Within the Pagrus major chromosome 4, Pma_NU_1.0 genome, the region ATCACAGTCTTACAGGCATGTGATATGTTTTCCTTCCTGCACACAATTAAATGATTTGTCTGCTCACAGCtactgtctgtgtatgtgtgcgtatgtttgtatgtaaaatcttcaactcatttcaacatttctcttccattttttttgttttatcgaCAGATGCGTACATTTATTCAGAAATATTCTAAAACTTGACATCCAGCAGCAGATTGAAGGCCTAAAAGTCTCTGTAGCATGTCCTCACTAACTTCAtccatttaataaataaataatgtacaTTATAAATGAAGGGCCATGTGTCAGATTTTTCTGCAGGTGGAACtacagcgacctctagtggtaCAATTAAGTGATCTACAACACCTCCAGTTCTGGAGGAATTTGGCCATTTAGTGCTTCAAAGTTGCTCTTTAATCACCTCGATGGTTAATATCTGGAACATGCTTTTGAAAGAATCTTTATTGAGTTGGATTAAAAACAGAGGTAGCTGTACAATATAAAAAGgagcaaaaaataaacactgaatttCTAGACTGTGACAGTAAGGCATTTTGCTGCATAAAAAACCTCAAGTAACAATAAATACGTCAACTTGTGAAGCAGACACAACCTGCCTCGATACAAATTCAAGTCTTCAGACAAGTTGAGACCGTTCGGCTCCATAAATTCTGACTTAATCTCCATGCAAGAAACATTATTTAAGTACACTTCTGaccaaacatacagtatttaaacttgtaaacaatgaaatggatcgaatataaaaaagtaaaaatatataaagtagAAAGCCTGCACACCCCAAAGAGAAAAGCTTAGGACTGACCACGTGAGCTTCCACGTAGAGCTTCTGCACTGAAAGGATTGTATTTATCTGAGGGAAACTTGTACATATATATCTTTAATTTATGTCATAATGAACAGGTGTCGATTGTGACTTGTGCAagcattacttttttttatctttcttcttCAGCATGTCGACGACAGATGGTGCCTTGCGCTTTACacctgagaggaaaacaaaagaaatattaaacaaGTCATATTTTCTGTCAACATGAGTAATATTAAAGCAGATGACCTCTCATGAAAGTAAACTTTTCTTGCAATACCTTGCTTTTTGCTGGGTGATGCTGCAGGATCTGCTGATCTCTTGGAATAAGCCAACTTCATCCTCTGGATGTTCGTCTTGCTGATCACTTCATGCTGCACAATAGGATGCGGGTAGtctttacccacaatgcaccctGCTGCCTGCTGGACACTTCTTGGAGCTTTCCAGGGCTCATAGATATACTGGGCCGGGAACTTCTTCAGAAGAGGGAGGTACTTTCTTCAAAGCAGAGTAGAGTAAAAATGAGttcataaaagacaaacaagctTACTGACGACTTGAGTTCGTGCGGGTTCTGATCTCACTTGATGTAGTCTCCATTTTTGTCTGTCTTCTTGCCGAAAGCGACAGGAGAGTAGACCCTGAAGAACTGGTGGAAGAAGGTGCTCGCTGAGAGCCACTGCCAGTTTCCGGCGTTCAGAGCCCAGTCGCCATCCAATAAAAGCTCCTCAAACACCTTCAGGAGCAGCGAACAGAATGTTAAAAGAAGACGCAACAAGTCTTGTGTCTTGACTTTATCTGCAGGAGCATTATATACACGTTTTGTTCACACACCCTCTGGCCTTCTTCCCAGTTGATCCACAGGTCTCCCCTGGTGAGAAAACAAGCGACAGCGTGTCTGGCCAGGTGGTGGATCCAGCCCTCCTGCCTCAGCTGAGTCATGATGGCATCAATGAAGGGGAAACCAGTCCGAGCCTTAAGGGAAATAAAGCACATGACACTGAATATTTTGCATAATCTCTTACTGTGTTGATACTGGGTTATCATGTAAACTACGCCCAACAGCAtcatttctcttctttccaTGGGAAAATGATTTGAAAGCACTCAGTACCTCTCTCCAAGCAGCCAGATATTCAGGGTTTGTGTCCCAGTCCACCTGGGTACATACAGAGTTGCCCTCCATCTTGTTAAAGTTAGGGATGCCCACACTAGCAGTGTAGAAGaactctctccacagcagctggCCATGCAGGGACACCGGAGGATCTGAGTGCTTCTTCTGGAAACGCCACAAACGCCCAACAGTTAGACGAGGTCAGGGAGTTAGACCAATATCAATTGTGCAGCGTTGTTCATAACGTAGCACACTACCTCCCAAAACTGGACTGTGACGGCGACACTCACCCCCTGATAGACGTCCGTCAGCCTCCACCAGAAGGTGCGTGCAGACAGGCAGCCGAAAGTGACATACGGACTGAGAACCGTTGTACTGGGGCTCAAAGAGTTTGGGGACGTCTGGGGCTTCTCGAAGCCGCACACCCATCCCTGAAGTAAGGAAACAGTCGACACACGTAAATCAGACAGAACATGTACTGTACGTATCTCTGTCATAGCATCAAGAGGCTATGTGTatcagcagtttattttttactgtccCTGCAGCTTAATTCAGACCCTGTTCCTCCAAATGTTTCTCTCCCTTAGAAAAAGTTCCCCCGGTGGAAATGCAGCTAAAAAGTCTTGTCGATGATTCACAGCTGAAATACCGTTCTTTGCATATGTTCATCTAGTCTCCTCAGagcctcctgctctcctcctggGAACTTGTCCTCTCCGAGAGCTGCAGTGTCCTGGTCGAGCTCCTCCAGCGTGGGGATCCCATATTTCTTCTCGTGGTTTTCTGAACAAGGGGTCTGCACATCTTGGACAGAAGAGATACACATCAATCACTTACATTTAACTAGCTAGTTTAAGTGCTCTATGAACACACTTTGCATTATCTAGTGCTGTTTGTAGTACCTTTCATGTTCTCCATGGTGGGGGCAGGAATCGGTTTCTTAGGGGGACCAAGAGTTTTCACTATCGCCTGCATACGGTTATAAGTGAGAGGAGCCTTCCCATTGTTCTCCTCAATGATCCTGTTAACGTGACAGACAACATTAAGAactacaataaaacattttagaagAATCAATTGCATAtgaagtaaaagtgtaaaagcaAAACCATACATGTGTGAGTACCTGTCTATATCATAAAGAGTGTGTGAGACTTTGTAGATGACTTCCACTCCATGTTCTTTGGCCAGCGCCGTCACCGTTTTGTCCCGGCTCACGCTGTAGGGCTCTGTGTCGTACTCATAGGTCAGCTTGGTTACTTTCCACTTGTTGAACAGCGTGGGGAACACATCCTCCGGCTTTCCTCTCACGACAAAGAGCCTGAAGGAGTCCAACACACCGCTGACTTATAATATAACAATGTGTACATGATAACAGCAGCACAGCCAGTCTTGTAATTGAAGACAAGACCTTGAAATGGCAATTAGGATTGTTTTTCCTAATGTCGTCCCTGCGTGTCTACCTGGAGTTGAGCTTCCTGAGGCTGCAGTCCAGGTCTCTGAGGGCTCCGATGAGGAACCTCCAGCGGTTGATGCCCACACAGGTGTTGTTGTGGAGGTTTGGGTCCAGGATGAAGACTGGGTAGAGCTCCTTACAGTCCCTGAGAGCAGCCATCAGTGCTGGGTTGTCATGCAGCCTGAGTCCCTTGCGGAACCAGTGAACACATGTGTGAGCCATGCCTGAGAAATCTGGGAACACATCACagacatatatattatataccatatttacattattttcactattattTCCCTATGTGTGCAGGGTTACACAGGCATTATATGCTAAATGTGATCTGGGCTGGAAGGAGTCTCACAAAGTGCAGTCTGCACGTTCAAACAGTGGCACAAATGACAATATGAGCTTCAATCTTTTCACTGAATTGCTTGAAATGGCTACATCTGGAAGGTCTGGGCTGAGGAGTAAAACTCACAGACCCACAAGATGTCTTGTAGTCTCTGCACGATATGCAGTTCTTGCGATTTGGATTATTTTGCcattaattgtgcagccttaCTTTGCAGAAACAATGTGCATCCTACAGATTCGTCAACAATGAGAGAATACAGAGAAGCAAAGCGACAATAGATCAGAGTCACCTTCTGAAATGAAACCCAGATGTGAGACGAAACTTTACCTTAATTGTTCCCTGTAAGAGCCACAACTCCCGCTCGGTTCTGTCCGCGCGCTGTGTTTACTACagaaacttgtgttttgtaACAACCACATTGAATGTGTTACAAAACCGGATGCTGGTGCTACGTCTGCGGCgaaatcagccaatcagagtcgAGCTGGTGAAGCCCACAACGTGCAGCACCCGCAGTTCGCGTCTTTGACCACCAGATGTCACCGTCGTGCAAACAATGCTCCCGTTATACTctgttaatattaataattaaaaacattaaaccatAAACTCACGTTGCTGATCACTGTTTTCAGACAGAGAGCGGTTTattgtgtttccactgtgctTCAGTGGATCCTTCAGGAGATTTTCACACAGCTGTTATAAAACATGCTCATCGGCTCATTGTTGAATAAAACTACACGTTGTTTTCTCTGTCacgagacaaaaacaacaataagtACAAATAATGATCTTATTCCCTCTGCAGGCTGACTGACTCCTCGTGCAACAGGCACGCCGAGGTCTTGGTCCACTAATCACACTAGATTTTGTCTCTCACTGAACCACCAGCTCATCGTAGCTCGCCGTGATCGTATAGTGGTTAGTACTCTGCGTTGTGGCCGCAGCAACCCCGGTTCGAATCCGGGTCACGGCATTGTGGGACAATGTCACGGCAGATGAGCTGTCTTTTGACGTTTTGTCACGATCACACGTGTGTTGTTAACTAAGGTactgtgtgacaaaaaaaatgcgTTTAATGCGTCTATTTTTTAACATGACGACTTACCACTTACCACGTTCTCACATAGTGGAGGCCAGTGTTGCGCAAGTTAccttcaaaatgcaatatattatatattactagttaccttcattttaaagtaatatataaCGTTataatattactgtctgcgGAGAGTAATTTTTACTTATTGCACTACTTTTTTTAGAACAATAAACTCCtctagatctttttaaataaatgaacacagGGAtaagcaggcagacaaaggatctcagtctgatatattataAGACaggaatacatatttttaattataggctcagtcatatgaaacacagtAGACTTATACCCTCTATAATGTAGTGACAAACATCtctttttctatgccttttAGGAGGAATGCATGGACATGTGTGATTCAGGCTcgtttcagtcacacagagactgaacaaacaacGTATAGGCTCGGctgtaataaacacacagagcctgtgttaatatggtcatgttgtcaacatgttggtgtggatggatcCTTAAAAAAACTACACTAAACGCTTCACTTCGGTCGGTAACGCGGATTGTAACGCGTTACGTGACATAACTGTCGTAATACATCACTGAAATACTGGGTAGCGCGTTGCTTTTGTAACGCGTTACCCCCGACACTGGTGGTGGCAGACGTATTTTAAACTTTGGAAGCAAGAGGTACATTCAGGATGTCTTTGCAGCCACAAGACACAACCGGAAGTGTTATTTTACGAGGTTTTTCCCTCATTTCAAGGGCCCTTAAAAGCACCACTAGAGGGAGACAGAGTCAAGGAAACAGGGAGATGATGCAGGTAAGAGTCATCAATTAGGATGTTCAGGGTATTCAtggctgcagctgctctcagaaactGTGAAGGTGGGCTCTATGAGGGGCATTTAAAGGgcaggttcacccaaaaatgaaaattcagtcattttctactcacctaacagctgaagcagatggggactgTTTATCCTGCTCGCTCATCACGACTCTAAACCCCATATTTCTCCCTGTGTCTATAAGGCTGTGCTAATCTCTAACCCTCACCTTGCCTGAACCTACATGAACCCTGCAGACTAACTTTGATACAAGTCCTTGAAGAATGTTGATATTTGATACCATGTTTTAGACCACGGGGAAAAATTGATACAACATTGGGGcataaaatgttgaatatataaatatattaatatatatatataacaaggtgtgtgtactgtgttttaaaggtccagtatgtaagaatttcagtcaaaactaaaagcgttagcacgcAGGTTGACCgcatgtcgagggtgtaaaCGACATCTTTTCTAATCAAACTACAATCGCAGTGCTTCTACAGActtggacgagctgtatggagacatttttgttgctgttgtttcacatttaaaacaagtccccatctacttcagttgtctTGGAGAAATGTTGCTTTGCTgtggagctccagaaatgtttgtggacgACAAAACCTCACCCGACTTTCAATTGACATAAGGGTGGCTAGATAAAGactaaatatttcatttttggttgaatgCATCCTTTAATCCCGATTGGTTACAGTAGATCTCAAGTCTAAATTCATAAAAGTGAATGAGACTGATGCTAGAAAACAACTTTTAGATTAAAGCTGGAAGAGATGCATCTTGGATTTATGCTTCCAGAGGACTTGCGGTACTGCAGCCTAtatgttcatttgtttttatttgtttgtttacttactTACCTTATATACAATTAGAAAAAGTACTTTCTTGATCAAACCGACTCTAGTTAGGTTACTGCAGGCATAAACATCATCAGATGGAAACATGGCTACATATTTATATCAGCTTTGTGGACAGAACAACCTGTGGAGCTGAAAAAATGTAGaatatggggaaaaaaatgtgctgctgcCTTTAAGTTCCGTCGGAAATATCGCGACTGCAAAGCCAACAAAGTGGTGAAGGGGGAAACATGGCTCATGCTTGAATACTGAGGTGTGTCAGTGAGCACATGAACTGTTTTAACAATATTTAGGTGATGCATTTCATGATAAATCACATTCACATGACACTGCATCAGTTAAgagtgtctttttttaaatgtacatcTATTCATCTCATGGATCCACCACCACAGAGAAATGTTCACCAGCTCCTGCAGCTTCATAAAGAGCCGGTGACACTTTCGGCCCCCCCGCTGTGTTATTATTCCCAACCATGTGGCTTTAGTCACGACGACCAGCAGCCTATCGGAATGTCGTCTCCGGTCGTCCCCTCTGTGAAGGCAGCACCTCGCTCACAGCTCCGTTGGCTGGCGGACTCGCCATTCACCCGCCCTCAGCCCGCCCAGCGGCATTAGAGCGGCATGGCAACGGCGAGGAGACGAGGGGGAGAAGGTGTGGTGAGGGGTGACAGTCTAACCGGACCAGAGAGGGAGCAGCAGCGCAGGCAGTAGCACTGTTTTCCAACCCCTCACCCCAGTGAAGAAACGCACCGTGCGGTGGCCAAACCCCCCCTCCCGGCGCTCGCTCACACGCCGATGAGACAAACGATGcaccaccgccgccgccgctccGCACACTCGCTGCCGCTGACCAGGTGTTGGACCAAAGAGCAGAGCCAGGGGCGTCGTTAACGTGACAGCAGATCAAACTTGTATGTATGTGCGCTGCGGTCCCGTACGCAGACCACCGAGAAGATGCTGAGCCGACTGATGAGCAGCAGCATCAGGAGTCTGGACAGGGAATGCAACTGCACAGTGAGGCTGCTGGACGATTCGGAGTACACCTGCACGATACAGGTCAGTCACCGGGGACcgtttcctgtttctctctgatCACCTTGGTGGTGTGAGGACGTGCTGTGAGGTGGAgagcaggtaaaaaaaaaaaataaataaaaaagggggGGACGCATCTCCTCTGGTGCTCACggaaaaaacagattaaagAAGGAGTCAGTCACATCTCACCAGAATGTTGCTTTGTGGTCCAGACTGTCCGTCAGCATCAATGGGCTGCAGACGTTACCTGTGAGGACGTCATGACCGCCTGTGGTGTGCATTGCGTAGCACAACTCAAGGATAATTAATCAGCACTGTGTTGAATTTTCcagcaaaataaagcaaaatctCCTCATAAGCTGTTGTCACCATGCAGCTCCATGCATGCATTGAATGCATTATGAAACAAATCTGGATAATCTGATCTTGAACGATTTCAGCGGAGGGCTCAGGGAGGATTTCTGGATCGTCTACATCATGAGACAGGCCGGAGGCACAGGAGCGTTTTGGCTCTGTAACCAGAAGAGGTTTTGAATTAGTCTGAATAGAGGATGAGCACCTTCATTTGTCACAACAGAGCAGGGGTCAGACCCCTGCAGTTGTCCATTTGCCCTTCAGACTGACCCTGGGGTTGACCATGGAGTATCACTCCCCTTCTGCTTTAAAGAGCTGATCAAACTTTCTCGGGATCGTAAAGCTGTGGAGCAGTTTCATAAATACATGGGTTGATCTGTGCCTCCTTTGCCCGATCTACTGCATCTTCTTATCAGTTTGGTAGAAATTAGTCGTCGACACACAGTCTGCGTTAGCTTCTTCCTGACCTGAGGGCAGCAGACGTAGTGCTGCTCCTCCAGAATGCATTTATTAAAGCCGGTTGTTGGGGATGTTTGAGCAGTTTAAGAGCCTTTGGTCTGATTCTGTGGTCTACTGATTCATACTTCCTCCATTCAGACTTTGTGTTTGTGGGTATTTGTTTCCGCTAGTCCATCATtggtttgtatttgttgttaataCAGTGGCATTGATTTACGGTCACCTCTGAGACTTGGGTTGTTGTTGTAAAACACGAGCCGAGGTTTGGAtttgttatatttctgtttCGTTGCATtgcaaatgtgtttctgttttctggtTAGCTGGTGTAGATCAGTGTCCTTAGTTCCCGTGACAGGTTCACTGATAGTTCTCCCATTTAATCTGCTGTTATCGATTCATTCTGCACATTGGATTAGTCACTTGGTTGGTCCCTAGCAGACTTGTTTGAATcgtttctctttatttctcacactcaaaaatcaattgTTCTATTGACATGGACGCAGGCGAGACATGACCAGAGTCAataaacagacagtgtgtttgtgagcgtCAGAGCAGAGCGGTAAGCGACTGATTAATGTCTACGACCTGCTTTGTAAatcaagtgtgtgtctgtgtgggtccCTGTTTTTACGTCTTTAGTGCGGCTGCATCATCGAGAAGTCTGTAGTGCGCATGTCTAACCTGGCCCTTTGAGCTGCCGGAGCTGCGTTTGATGCTTGTTACTCGAAGGGATTCCACCGCTGCTGTATCAGAGATGACAGCACACAAAGACCATCACCACCTGTTCATTTCTCGGATGTGACGGCAAAGGCAAAGCAAGCCTTTCAAAGTCTAACAAGTTAAAGTGGCGGTGCTCTGGGGAACAGATGAAACGAGGATTTCACGTCAGTCTGTGCCGGGGCTGTCCTTCCCTGCTCGCCCTCATCCCGTCTGGAGCTGACGCCAACAAGTGGGAGCGCCATGATTGTTTTCATGAGGTTTCACATATGtgatcatgtttttattcaacatAGTCAGGTCCTGAGTTTAGCTTTCTATCAGTCttgagaaaaaataagaaatgataTGTTGTTGATGAAACTTTCACCTACTTTCTCTTCATTTCTGATGTTTTGACTGTATGTGTTTACCTTCTGACCAGTAAGAGGAAGACAGTGTGTGATAAGTTGTGTTTACCAAAGTACAGCCTGCCCTTGCTCCCCCTTGCCTCCCGAGCAGCTCCTTCGCCCAGCCATCATTCAAAGTGTTTGGCTGTCAAGATATGCTGATCCCACCCTTCTCTCATCTGAAAGCACACGGCAGGGACTGAATGCTTAATTTTCTAGTGGAGCTTCTGTTGAGAGGGATTAGCTCTCTATTGgcatatttcattatttcccATGGTgggaaataatgaaatatgcCATTAATTCCCACCATGGGGCTCTTGATGAAGCACAACTGATCGAAATGGAAACATAAATAGGATCATCGGCTTAATCAATCGTCTTTTGTTTAGTACAACAGCACCGCCGTTCGTTTGCTGGCATGAGAATGTACGAGCACGGCGTTTAGGGAGCGGTACTTATTATGTTTTACACAAAGCGTCTGTAAAGCTGAATAAGAACAGGTGAACGTGTCATTTTTCATCTCTGTAAAGGACATTGCAGTGGCCTTACGGGAGCATGACAACAGTGTTGGCAGACTGAAAATAAGAGCTGCCGTCCTGTCCTACACACCTTGGAGATGTGGCCCAGAATGAGGGCCTCTCGTGGGGCTCAACAACGGTCACACTCTCCATTTAGCTCAATTAGCCTTCACCTTGAAGTGCTGCACTTATACTGAAGTCACATCATAGAGGAATGATGTTAGATATGACCTtcataaatggcaaaaaaaaaaaatctcagtgtTATGGCAGCGCGGAGTGGACTACGAAGGCAGCCAGGTAAAGATGAAGCAAACGAGCCTCCGTCTGCTCCCTGTGCTCACCTGCTGCTGCGGCCTCTTCAGATTCCACTGCCACCACCCATCTACCTCACCCTCGCTGTGCGCCCGTCCACATCTCATACTGTTGCTGATTGCATCTTGACCCTGGAAGAATGGGGAGACTCATGCTCATtgatttctccttttctttcaacACCATTCAGCCCTCCAGGATATCACAGGCTTCTCACAGACACAGGTCACGAAACAATCTCTTAAAGCCTCAGTCCTGGATTGATGCGCCGTGCTGCTTCTTCCAGCAGAGAATTCAGCAGAGGGTTAATTAATGGGGAAGAAAGTGGAGGGTTAGCATGCTGTGAAGATGGTGGGACTGATGTGGAAAAGCGCTGAAAGGTTCAGCACCATGGAAGCTGATCAGGGAAGCCCCAGTCAGAAGACGTGGCCTGTCTGAACGTGGTTGGAGCAGAACCTGCCTTCCTCAATACTGCTTGGCTGAGCTAAGCAGAGCTCAGACGTGTCTGCGGGGTTTTTGTTTGACGATAGACCTTTTTCACGGcacacattttgacttgtcaaagccAGACAAGCACAGGTTGTAATTTCTACCGTTAATGAtggcttcattccatttcaatGAGCTTGCTCCAGGGCTCTGGTACTGTTcatgctcactcactcactcactgaccTGACTTACTTGGATACTTAATGGTTTGGAGCCATCTGTAACGTTACTGGTCACACACATGTTGTCCCTGCTTTGACAagccaaaatgtctgccgtgagAAAGGTCTATTATACCCTGGACGGCTTTGAGTGATGTAGTCATGGAGTGCGATTAAACATCTGGTCTAATCAATAGTATTTCCTTAGATACATGCAAGCTATTTGATTCGACTCAACATTAATAACCTGAAACAGAAGATGAAGTTCACATATTTTCTATAAACAGTTATAGAAGTTTACCATCAGGgtaaaaaacagatgtttaccACTCATAGCTCAACATAAACTGTTATGTGACCTCTGAGGAAGCAGCCAGTCCAGGAGTAATATTTTCGTTGAGGATGCTGCGGACCATTTGCTGTACATTAATATTCCTACCGAGAACCAAGAGATGTATTTCAGAGATTGAAAGCGAGATTAATGATAGAGTAGCATTGATCCAGAAAGACGTACCTCGTGACTGTGAGTAAGTGCCTCAGTCACCTGGCACCAGCTCAGATCCTTTATAGTCCTCTAATGAAATTAAGGCCTTTCTGTTGAAGCCAAATGCAGAACTTGGAAGGAGCTCCTCTTGTTTAGTGAATGCATTATTGAAATAGGTTGCTCCTGTCTCCTAAGTGGACTCTCTGCATATCtcatattgttttcttcttagtgtGCGCTGCTAAAATTGGACTGGAGGCTGTAACgtattttgttttcatacatGCGAGGGtctgctcttcctctgcctttccctttccctcctCACTAAAATAATGATAACGGATAGATCTTGCAACCTCTAAATCAGAGCACAGGTTTTATCATTTTGATCAGTCCAAACCAGTCCTCAGGCAAACACTAACTTGCCaatgcctttttatttatttatttattttagcccAGATAAAGAACCTAGAGAGTGCTGGATCATTTCACATTAACATAGTGATGTTAAATCATTCATAATATGTTTCTTCCCTTAGTGAGTATTGAAATGGATCTAATGTATTGAACTACAAGAATCCTGACTGATATATTACAACCCACTTATCAGAGAGGATTATGGCTGCTGAAATGGTTTTGAATGGAAGTTGAGGACGTTGATGCCTAAATCTTACAAGCCAGGGCCTGTGATCACCTGCAGTCAGAATTTCGGTTTCATTTTGTGCTAATTAGTTAGCTGattaatcaacagaaaatgtatttgtgataatcaataaatcatttatagGTCTAGTATGTACGGTTTAGTGGCACCTAGCCGAGaagttgcagattgcaaccaactgcaCACCCCTCGTGTCACCCTATAGACGTCTCAGAATCAAGTCTGTGTCTGACACAACGTCACTCCATCTGCCACTTTGGGGATTTTATGCTCAGCAATAACACAATGACGCTAGACatgtaaataaactattttacTTCACCTGGAGATGTGTTTCAAATAACatcatcttttttattgtgttaaaagCAGGAACGTCCATAGGTCAGTCTGCATTTATCTAAGACTTAGTTAGATTTGAGTGTTTCTTACAGTATCTGTTGTCAACAGCTGCTAAAAATCTCCTTCGTTTCATAAAAATCCCTCCAGCCATATGAAAGCAGCAGGACAGATATGCTAATAAATCTGCTGCCGCTGATTGAGAAGTGCTGTACCATGGCACAGTGCCACCGTATGTGGCTGTTAACTGTGTCTACCTTGATTTAATTATGTGCAAATAACACCAAGCTGCTACAGAACAACCGAACACACTTCGGATGGGTCAGTTATCACTCAGGAGTCTGTTGTTTGCGCCGGAAATGTCAAATCACAGTGGCTCAATCAAACCTGCTTGTCATCTCCacattaaagtaaaacaaaacgttttgtgttttattcttaaaatgcataaataatCACATAAAGGTGCAAACGCAAATACATTAAAACGGAAATGGCGTCAGATGAATGTAGTTATATAAACAGCTCgaacattttctgttatttctgtCATCATTGCTactagaggtgtgaatcttcactggcctcacgatttgattttgattcagCTGTCAACAGTTCGAATGCAAAACGATCATCcatgcatctcagtgtatggcatcctcagTCATCTATATTACTacacatggctactttttcatcatttaaattctcctttaattcagaaagtccttccaatagTCACACTACAGcggtctacaaaataaaagctgcatcttttcaatacataaacatccCAAAAcgaaacatttatccatctgcagtgcctcaCACCTTTGTTGTAATCTATAATGATATTGTTTTCACACAGCAGAtttaagataaggcatttattgactctgctgcacacacctctctcagagttggacggcaaagttgacagcgcctcctcagatcttggctgattagctgggctcgCTGTagcagttattatttatggctgcagacgtgatgcatcttataatcgagaaatttccacacctctaattTCTACCCTGCAACTGGCAGAGCGATTGACCGGTGATATGACCGGCTGTGAGTGTATTTATTAATCACCACATCCTCTGTTCTAT harbors:
- the cry5 gene encoding cryptochrome circadian regulator 5; its protein translation is MAHTCVHWFRKGLRLHDNPALMAALRDCKELYPVFILDPNLHNNTCVGINRWRFLIGALRDLDCSLRKLNSRLFVVRGKPEDVFPTLFNKWKVTKLTYEYDTEPYSVSRDKTVTALAKEHGVEVIYKVSHTLYDIDRIIEENNGKAPLTYNRMQAIVKTLGPPKKPIPAPTMENMKDVQTPCSENHEKKYGIPTLEELDQDTAALGEDKFPGGEQEALRRLDEHMQRTGWVCGFEKPQTSPNSLSPSTTVLSPYVTFGCLSARTFWWRLTDVYQGKKHSDPPVSLHGQLLWREFFYTASVGIPNFNKMEGNSVCTQVDWDTNPEYLAAWREARTGFPFIDAIMTQLRQEGWIHHLARHAVACFLTRGDLWINWEEGQRVFEELLLDGDWALNAGNWQWLSASTFFHQFFRVYSPVAFGKKTDKNGDYIKKYLPLLKKFPAQYIYEPWKAPRSVQQAAGCIVGKDYPHPIVQHEVISKTNIQRMKLAYSKRSADPAASPSKKQGVKRKAPSVVDMLKKKDKKK